The Chlorocebus sabaeus isolate Y175 chromosome 1, mChlSab1.0.hap1, whole genome shotgun sequence genome includes a region encoding these proteins:
- the LOC119626460 gene encoding olfactory receptor 10G8, translated as MSNASLVTAFILMGLPHAPALDAPLFGIFLVVYVLTVLGNLLILLVIRADSHLHTPMYSFLTNLSFIDMWFSTVTVPKMLMTLVSPSGRAISFHSCVAQLYFFHFLGSTECFLYAVMSYDRYLAISYPLRYTRMMNGSRCALLAIGTWLSGSLHSAVQTILTFHLPYCGPNRIQHYLCDAPPILKLACADTTAIEIVIFVTVGIVASGCFLLIVVSYVSIIYSILRIHTSEGRCRAFQTCASHCIVVLCFFGPGLFIYLRPGSRKAVDGVVAVFYTVLTPLLNPVVYTLRNKEVKKALLKLKYKVAHSQSK; from the coding sequence ATGTCCAACGCCAGCCTCGTGACAGCATTCATTCTCATGGGCCTTCCCCATGCCCCAGCGCTGGACGCCCCACTCTTTGGAATCTTCCTGGTGGTTTATGTGCTCACTGTGCTGGGGAACCTCCTCATCCTGCTGGTGATCAGGGCAGATTCTCACCTCCACACCCCCATGTACTCCTTCCTCACCAACCTGTCCTTCATTGACATGTGGTTCTCCACTGTCACGgtgcccaaaatgctgatgacCTTGGTGTCCCCAAGTGGCAGGGCTATCTCCTTCCACAGCTGTGTGGCTCAGCTCTATTTCTTTCACTTCCTGGGGAGCACCGAGTGTTTCCTCTACGCGGTCATGTCCTATGATCGCTATCTGGCCATCAGTTACCCGCTCAGGTACACCCGCATGATGAATGGGAGCAGGTGTGCCCTCCTGGCCATCGGCACTTGGCTCAGTGGCTCTCTGCACTCTGCTGTCCAGACCATATTGACTTTCCATTTGCCCTACTGTGGACCCAACCGGATCCAGCACTATTTGTGTGATGCACCGCCCATCCTGAAACTGGCCTGTGCAGACACCACAGCCATTGAGATTGTCATTTTTGTGACTGTTGGAATAGTGGCCTCGGGCTGCTTTCTTCTGATAGTGGTGTCCTACGTGTCCATTATCTATTCTATCCTGCGGATCCACACCTCAGAAGGGAGATGCAGAGCCTTTCAGACCTGTGCCTCCCACTGCATTGTGGTCCTTTGCTTCTTTGGTCCTGGTCTTTTCATTTACCTGAGACCAGGCTCCAGGAAAGCTGTGGATGGGGTTGTGGCTGTTTTCTACACTGTGCTGACGCCCCTTCTCAACCCTGTTGTGTACACCCTGAGGAACAAGGAGGTGAAGAAAGCTCTGTTGAAGCTGAAATACAAAGTAGCACATTCTCAGAGCAAATAA
- the LOC103248715 gene encoding olfactory receptor 10G9, whose product MSNTSLVIEFILMGLPHAPALDAPLFGIFLVVYVLTVLGNLLILLVIRADSHLHTPMYSFLTNLSFIDMWFSTVTVPKMLMTLVSPSGRTISFHSCVTQLYFFHFLGSTECFLYTVMSYDRYLAISYPLRYTRMMNGSRCALLAIGTWLSGSLHSAVQTILTFHLPYCGPNRIQHYFCDAPPILKLACADTSVNEMVIFVNIGVVASGCFLLTVLSYVSIVCSILRIHTSEGRRRAFQTCASHCIVVLCFFVPCVVIYLRPGSRDIMDGVVAVFYTVLTPLLNPVVYTLRNKEVKKAVLKLRDKVAYSQEE is encoded by the coding sequence ATGTCTAACACCAGCCTCGTGATTGAGTTCATCCTCATGGGCCTTCCCCATGCCCCAGCGCTGGACGCCCCACTCTTTGGAATCTTCCTGGTAGTGTATGTGCTCACTGTGCTGGGGAACCTCCTCATCCTGCTGGTGATCAGGGCGGATTCTCACCTCCACACCCCCATGTACTCCTTCCTCACCAACCTGTCCTTCATTGACATGTGGTTCTCCACTGTCACGgtgcccaaaatgctgatgacCTTGGTGTCTCCAAGCGGGAGGACTATCTCCTTCCACAGCTGCGTGACTCAACTCTACTTTTTCCACTTCCTGGGGAGCACTGAGTGTTTCCTCTACACGGTCATGTCCTATGATCGCTACCTGGCCATCAGTTACCCGCTCAGGTACACCCGCATGATGAATGGGAGCAGGTGTGCCCTCCTGGCCATCGGCACTTGGCTCAGTGGCTCTCTGCACTCTGCTGTCCAGACCATATTGACTTTCCATTTGCCCTACTGTGGACCTAACCGGATCCAGCACTACTTCTGTGACGCACCACCCATCCTGAAACTGGCCTGTGCAGACACCTCAGTCAACGAGATGGTCATCTTTGTGAACATTGGGGTAGTGGCCTCGGGCTGCTTCCTCCTGACAGTGCTGTCCTACGTGTCCATTGTCTGTTCCATCCTGCGGATCCACACCTCAGAGGGGAGACGCAGAGCCTTTCAGACCTGTGCCTCCCACTGTATCGTGGTCCTTTGCTTTTTTGTTCCCTGTGTTGTCATTTACCTGAGACCAGGTTCCAGGGACATCATGGATGGAGTTGTGGCCGTTTTCTACACTGTGCTAACACCACTTCTCAACCCTGTAGTGTACACCCTGAGAAACAAGGAAGTGAAGAAAGCTGTGTTGAAACTGAGAGACAAAGTAGCATATTCTCAGGAAGAATAG